AACACATACCATCTCTTTTTACGCCCCGGGGAGGACGTGATCGAGGAAGCGGGTGGACTTCACAAGTTTATGGGTTGGAAAGGGCCGATCCTCACGGATAGCGGCGGATTTCAGGTCTTCAGCCTCGCGCCACTCAGAACTATCGGTGAAGAGGGCGTGACTTTCAGATCGGAGATAGACGGTTCCGAAAAATTTCTCTCCCCTGAAAGGTCGATCGAGATTCAAAACGCCCTCGGTGCCGACATTATAATGGCCTTCGATGAATGCGCTCCCTATCCGTGTGAGTATGAATATGCCAAAAAAGCGGTGGAACTGACGCTGCGGTGGGCTGAAAGGTGTAAGAAAGCCCATAGGAACAAACATCAGATGCTCTTCGGCATTGTTCAAGGCGGGGTGTTTAAGGATCTTCGCAGAGCAAGCGTCGAAGGTATCGTGGCGATGAATTTCCCCGGATACGCCATAGGCGGGCTCAGCGTGGGCGAGGAGAAAGAACTGATGTATGAGATGATAGCTTTCACAACTCCCCTCCTGCCGCCCGATAAACCTAGATACCTCATGGGCGTGGGGAAACCGGAGGATATACTCTATGCTGTCAGCAAAGGCGTGGACATGTTTGATTGTGTCATGCCCACGCGTAATGCCCGGAATGGTTCGCTTTTTACGACAAAAGGGGTTATCAAAATCAGAAACGCCAGATATAAGAGGGATTTTTCCCCGCTCGATCCGAGTTGCACCTGTTATACCTGCCGTAACTTCACAAGGGCCTATCTCAGACATCTACATCTATCGGATGAGATGTTGGGGCACAGACTCAACACGATCCATAACCTCCACTTTTATCTTCATCTGATGAAGGGGATCAGGGAAGCGATTCGGCGGGAGATATTCCATGAGATGATGGACGATATACCGGGGCTCGTCATGTTGGGGCAGGATGTGGAGCGATGAATCTCCGTATGGCATGAAAGTTGCTCTAAAATTATGATGTCCCCAACATAGGATCGAGGGATTTCG
The genomic region above belongs to Candidatus Poribacteria bacterium and contains:
- the tgt gene encoding tRNA guanosine(34) transglycosylase Tgt encodes the protein MPGRFDLLKKDRFTDARLGRVRTAHGIFNTPAFMPVGTRAAVKSLSPHELREVGAEIILSNTYHLFLRPGEDVIEEAGGLHKFMGWKGPILTDSGGFQVFSLAPLRTIGEEGVTFRSEIDGSEKFLSPERSIEIQNALGADIIMAFDECAPYPCEYEYAKKAVELTLRWAERCKKAHRNKHQMLFGIVQGGVFKDLRRASVEGIVAMNFPGYAIGGLSVGEEKELMYEMIAFTTPLLPPDKPRYLMGVGKPEDILYAVSKGVDMFDCVMPTRNARNGSLFTTKGVIKIRNARYKRDFSPLDPSCTCYTCRNFTRAYLRHLHLSDEMLGHRLNTIHNLHFYLHLMKGIREAIRREIFHEMMDDIPGLVMLGQDVER